Genomic segment of Mucilaginibacter sabulilitoris:
AGGCACCCCGGCCGAGCTGATGGCCAAACACACCCTGACCACCTCATACATCAACGGCGAACGCTCCATCGCTATCCCCGCAAAAAGGAGAGAGGGCAACGGCAAAACGCTGAGCCTGAAAAAAGCGACAGGCCACAACCTTAAAAAGGTTTCGGTTGATTTTCCGTTAGGCAAACTGATTGGTATTACCGGGGTATCGGGCAGTGGTAAGTCGAGTTTAATTACCGAAACGCTATACCCTATACTCAATCATCATTTTTTCAGGGCTAAGAAACAGCCTTTGCCTTATGACAAAATTGAGGGTCTCGAAAACATTGACAAGGTTATCGAGATAGACCAGACACCTATTGGCCGTACGCCGCGCTCAAACCCGGCTACCTACACCGGGGTATTTTCAGATATCCGTAACCTGTACGTAGCCCTGCCCGAATCGAGGATCAGGGGTTACAAACCGGGTCGTTTCTCGTTCAACGTAAAAGGCGGCCGGTGCGAAACCTGCCAGGGCGCCGGCATGAAGGTGATAGAAATGAACTTTTTGCCCGATGTTCAGGTACCATGCGAAGAATGTGGCGGCCGCAGGTATAACCGCGAAACGCTGGAAGTACGTTACCGCGGCAAATCCATCAGCGATGTGCTCGACATGAGCATTGAAGATGCTACACCATTTTTTGAGCATATCCCATCCATTTATCGCAAGGTAAAAACCTTAAATGATGTTGGCCTGGGCTATATTACGCTGGGCCAGGCGTCAACTACCCTTTCAGGCGGCGAGGCGCAGCGTGTTAAACTGGCAACAGAGTTGTCAAAAAAAGATACCGGTAATACTTTTTATATTTTGGATGAACCTACAACCGGCTTGCATTTTGAAGATATCAACGTATTGCTAGGCGTGCTTTATCAGCTGGTTGATAAAGGCAATACCGTACTGGTTATTGAGCACAACCTTGATGTAATAAAGGTAGTTGACCACGTGATTGATCTTGGCCCCGAAGGCGGATCAGGCGGCGGCAACATACTTTACTTCGGCACACCCGAAGGCCTGTGCAAGGTAAAAAACAGCTTCACCGGCCAGTTCCTGAAAAAGGAAATGGGAATAAAGTAAGCCATTGCTTGACTATCAGCGTCAAGGCACGAAGCCCCCTCTAAATCTCCCCCAAAGGGGGAGACTTTAAAATGTTTTTTAAAGCCCTCTCCTTTGGAGAGGGTTGGGTGAGGCTTCGTGCCTCGCAATGACGCGTTGAAGTTTTAAAAACTTCGTAAGTCTTTCTGCATAATTCCAAACCAACCTTTAGTAATTACCCCCATTGCATAAAGGTGATTCACGCATAGCCGTTTTTCTTAATTTTCGTTTTATTAGCTTTAATTAACTATTACTGAAAAAATGAAAAAAACATTCCTACTCCTTTCCGCTGTAGCTATACTGGCTGCCTGTAATCAAACCAAAACAACCGGTTCTGCCAAAACAGCCAATAAAGAGCTGGCTAAGGTATTTGACAACTACTTTGAAGAATCATTAAAGTTATACCCGCTCAACGCTACTTATATAGGCGATAACCGCTATAATGACCTGTTGCCTGACGACGGCTCGACCGAATTTTTAGACAAAGCCAAGGCTTTTTATACCAACTACCTGGCCCAGGTTAAGCATTTTAACCGCGAAGAACTGAATGAAGACGACCAACTTTCGTACGATATTTTTACCTATGAAGCTCAGCTGGCAATTGATGGCTTTAAAAATCATTTTGAATACATGCCCTTTAACCAGTTTTATGCTTTGCCGCTAACCATAGGTCAACTGGGTTCGGGGTCTGGCGCTCAGCCATTTAAAACCGTCAAGGATTATAATGATTGGCTTAAACGTGTTTCGGCATTTTCTATCTGGGCAGATACCGCCATCAGTAATTTCGACAAAGGCATTAAAGCCGGCGTGGTTTTACCAAAAGCGCTGGTTATAAAAATGATTCCGGAGCTGACGGACCTCGTAGTTACCGATCCCACAAAAAGCCTGTTCTATGGACCAATAACCAATCTGCCTAAAGATTTTTCAGAAGCCGATAAAAAACAGTTGACCGATGCTTATAAAAAAGCCATTACCACTACCATATCGCCCACATACAAAAAACTGGCCGACTACTTAAAAACCCAATACCTGTCTCATGCCCGTACCACATCGGGCTATTCATCACTGCCGGATGGTACCGCCAAGTACGCTTACTTAGTAAAGCAGCAAACCACCACTGATAAAACCGCCGAAGAAATTTACCAGATTGGTTTGAAAGAGGTAAGCCGCATACGTGGTTTAATGGATAGTATAAAAACCAGCGTTGGCTTTAAGGGCGATCTAAAAGCGTTTTTTGAATACATGAAAACCGACCCTAAGTTTACTCCTTACAAAACCCCGAAAGATGTTTTAGATGCTTTTGAAAACATCCATAAGCGCATGGAGCCAAATCTTAAGAAAATGTTTAACCATGTGCCTAAAACCCCGTTCGAGATCAGGCAAACTGAAGCATTCAGGGCAGCATCGGCCAGCGCCGAATACAATGCAGGTTCGGCAGATGGCAGCAGGCCGGGCATATTTTATGTACCAATATTGGATGCCACTAAGTTTAATGTCACCTCGGGAATGGAATCATTATTCCTGCACGAGGCCATACCCGGGCATCACTACCAGATATCGCTTACGCAGGAAAACGCGTCGTTACCAAAGTTCCGCAGGTTTGATGGCAGCGAGAACGCTTATGTTGAAGGTTGGGCTTTATACTGCGAATCGTTGGGAAAAGAACTTGGCTTATACACCGACCCATACCAATATATGGGCGCGCTCGGCGATGAAATACACCGCGCCATCAGGTTGGTGGTTGATGTAGCCATACATACCAAAGGCATGAACCGTGAACAATCCATTAAATACATGATGGATAACGAAGCTATAAGCGAACAAGGCGCTACCGCCGAAATTGAACGCTACATGGCCATCCCGGGCCAGGCGTTAGGTTATAAAATGGGCGCCCTCAAAATACGCGAGCTCCGCAATAAGTACGAAAAACAACTGGGCAGCAAGTTTAACCTTGCCGAATTCCATAACCAGGTCTTGAAAGACGGAGCCATGCCACTGGCCGTTTTCGAAAGCAAAATGGATGCCTGGGCCGCAAAGCAATAAATCATTAAGAGCCTATTTAAAGACTTACGAAGTTTTAAAACTTCGTAAGTCTCTCTTTAAAAAGTTCCGCGCGTCACAATGACGCGTTTTTTATAGTATCTGCCCGGTCATTTCTATTTTTAACTTCACCCTTACTTCACATTGCAACAATACTTTTGCACAAGCACATTTAAAATTTTACCATTTTTGCATCTAAAATTTCAATAAGTGCGGAATAACAACTTAGATACGGTTAAGAAGCTGCAGGTAATTATTTTAGTTACATGCTACTTTTTTATTGCCGTATCGCATATGTTTTTTTTGCCCAGGCTAACGCAGCTGGCAAGTAAAAACAACATGAGCCATAATTCTATTTTTAAAAGGACCGCCGAATACTCGTTAAACCAGGCTAATCATATTAATTTTTTGCAGCGTACCGATAAGTTTATCGTTAATGATAAAAAGTCGGCTATTGACCTGCTCAATATGGTAATCAGCAGTTTTATTTTATTACTGTTCCTGCAACGCATCTGGAAACTCAATCCAAAGCATTTCCTTGCATTCAGGCGCTTGCACCTTAACTATCAATATACTTACCTCTCTTTCTGCACATTTAAAATTTGATACAGTTGCCCGACCGGGCATAAGCAAAACGCTTATTATCAAGTATTCAAATTAATTTATCTGTCATTTACCGGTATCAGTTACATTATTACGGCTTATGGTCACGCATTAACGCGCAGCCAGCAGCTCAATATATCAGGATAACGGTATAAGTTCATATAGCAAACTTATATGCAAAGTTTTAAAAAAAATGTACTCATAGCGGCGGGCCTGCTCATTGCCATGAATACTTATGCGCAGCAAAGCAACCCGCCCATTGGTTTAAAAACGCTGCTTAATCAGGTTGATCAGAACGCGCCAACACTGCTAACTGATTCGGCCGCCATTGGCATTCGCCGGGCACAGGCCGCCGAAACGCGCAGCAACTGGTTACCCAACTTAAAATTAAATTACCAGGCCGATATCGGCACCAACAACAATGTGGCGGGACCGTATTTTACTTTTGGCATTATCCCGTCCAATTCAAAAGTACGCACCGAAAGTAATACAACAACCGTATCGGCAAACGTAGGTGTTGCGGCGCTCGACTGGGAAATTTACAACTTTGGCGCTTATGGCGCTCAAAATAAAGTAGCCAATTCTGACGTGCAGGTAGAGCAGAATCAATTTGCCCGCTCACGCTACCAATTACAGGCTTATACCATTAATAATTATCTGCAATTATTAAGGCTGCATGATTTGCTAACCATACAGGCCCGTAACATACAGCGCAACGTCGAGATTCGCCGCTCTATCCAGTCGCTGGCCAAAAGCGGCGTAAGGGCCGGGGTTGATACCAGTATTTCAGAAGCCGAACTATCAAAGGCCCGGTTAAATTATATCGAGCTCAGCAACCAGGAAAAGCAGGTACAACTGCAGCTTTCGGCGGTAAGTGGTCTGCCATATCAATCCATCATTCCTGATACTACTGCCGAAATAATGCTGATGGGCCAATCGCCGGTTTTACAATCTTTAAGTCCGGATACGGTGAACCACCCCCTCATCAATTATTACAGGTCGGTATATCAAAACAGCCTGCAACGGGAAAACCTGGTTAAAAAAAGTTATAACCCTAAGATATTGTTAGAGGGCGCCGTTTGGGGCCGGGGTTCCAGTATTGATGCCAACGACCATTTCAACAGCCTGTCAAGCGGCTGGGGTTTTGATCGTAACAACTATCTGGTTGGTATCGGCATATCCTACAACCTGGTCGATCTGCGCCGCCGGCAGCTTAAACTGCACACCCAAAAAGCCACTACCAGTTATAATGCGCAGAAACTGGCCGAGCAGAAGCAAATGCTCTCCATCAGCGCCAGCCAGGCCAATGTTGAGCTGGAAACCGCCCGGCAGCGCCTGCAGGAAATCCCCCATCAGTTAAAGGCAGCCAATGACGGCTATCGCCAGAAACTTTCCCTGTATAAAAACGGGTTAACGGATATTATTGAGCTCAACGCAGCTCTCAATATCCTATACCGTGCCGAAACAGATTACGCGCAGGCTAAATACACCTATTCGGGCGCGCTGTTCCAGAAAGCGGTTACCGAAAATCAGGTAAATACAGTTTTAAACCTTTTAAAATAATTTAACTATGTCAATGGTCACATCCGCACTAAAAAGGCCCATTACCACGGTGGTGATCACCGTGAGCCTTTTGATATTTGCAGTGCTCAGTGCAATAAAAATACCCATAGATATTTTCCCGCAGTTAAACCTGCCCACCATCTATGTAATTGAGTCGTATGGCGGTATGTCGCCGCAGCAAATGGAGGGGTTTTTCTCCACCCGCCTGCAGGATCAGTTTTTGTATGTAAACGGGGTGAAAACCATCACCAGTAAAAACATACAGGGCTTAACCATGCTTAAGCTGAGTTTTTATGAAAGCACAGATATGGCCGAGGCCGAAGCCCAGGTAGCGCTGCAGGTTAACCGTGCCATGAAGTTTTTTCCTCCCGGCGCTTTGCCCCCACAGGTAGTGCGTTTTGATGCGTCGTCATTGCCGGTTGGGCAGCTGGTGTTATCTGCACCCTCGCGGAGCCTGAAAGAAATATATGACATGGCCGCAACCCGCATCAGGCCCATGTTTGCATCGGTTCCGGGCTTATCCGCCCCGCCGCCTTTTGGAGCCAATTCCCGCTCCATAACCGTAAATGTTGACCCCAATAAATTACGCAGCTATAACCTGACATCCGATCAGGTGGTAGAAGCGTTGGCAAAGTTCAACGTGATGTCGCCATCGGGCTATCTTCGTATGGATAATACCATGTTTGTTACAGCCATCAATACGCTGGTTAAGCAGGTTGATGAATTTGGCAACATTCCGGTGGTAACTAAAAACGGGGTGCCTATTCTTGTAAAAGATGTAGCCCGTGTGGCCGATGCCAGTGACGTTACGGTTGATTACGCGCTCATTAACGGCAAACGCTCGGTATATATCCCGGTTGTAAAAACGGCTGATGCCAGTACCTGGAGCGTGGTACAATCGCTCAAAGGCAAGATACCCGAAATGCAGAACCTGTTGCCTGAAGATGTAAAGATCTCTTATGAATTTGACCAGTCGGTATTTGTGATCAACGCGGTAAAAAGCCTCATGACAGAGGGTGGCTTAGGCGCGCTCCTTACCGGCCTCATGGTATTACTATTTCTGCGCGACTGGCGAAGCAGCCTCATCGTGGTGATCACCATACCGGTTTCTATCCTGATTGGGGTGCTGCTGCTAAGCCTTTTCGGGCAAACGATTAACATCATGACGCTGAGCGGGCTCGCGCTGGCCATAGGTATCCTGGTTGACCAGGCTACGGTAACCATCGAAAACATACACCAGCACCTGGAAATGGGTAAAAACAAGGCCCAGGCTATTTATGATGCCTGCGAAGAAATTTCCTTCCCGTTATTACTCATACTGCTTTGTATTCTGGCTGTATTCGCGCCATCGTTCCTGATGAACGGGGTACCCAAGGCCATGTTTTTGCCTTTATCCATGTCAATAGGGTTAACCATGATCGTATCATACGTGCTGGCGCAAACCCTGGTTCCTATTTTATCAAACTGGCTCATCAAGGCCGAAACCTATCAGCACTATGAACACGGCGAATTGCACGCCCACGCGGGTGAAGCCCTGAACAAGCCGCAGGAGGGGCAGATCATTCACCACTTAAAACAAGAGCAGCAGCACCCCGAAAAGAATGACCTTTTTGAACGGGTAAAATTGCGCTTTATGCACATTATACAAAGTTGGATGCCTGCCAAAAAGATCATCGTTCCGGTTTACCTTATTGTGGTAATTGCCCTGGCAGGTTTATGTTTTGTTTTTATTGGGAAGGATATGATGCCAAAACTGAATAACGGCCAGTTCCAGATCAGGATAAAAGAACCCGACGGCACGCGGCTGGAACGCACCGAAGATAAACTGAAACAGGTGCTGCAAATTATTGACAGTACGGTAAATCATCATGTAGCCATCAGTTCGGGCTATGTGGGGCTTATACCCAGCAGCTATGGTTCCAGCAACATGTACATATTTAATACGGGTACGCATGAAGCTGT
This window contains:
- a CDS encoding DUF885 domain-containing protein translates to MKKTFLLLSAVAILAACNQTKTTGSAKTANKELAKVFDNYFEESLKLYPLNATYIGDNRYNDLLPDDGSTEFLDKAKAFYTNYLAQVKHFNREELNEDDQLSYDIFTYEAQLAIDGFKNHFEYMPFNQFYALPLTIGQLGSGSGAQPFKTVKDYNDWLKRVSAFSIWADTAISNFDKGIKAGVVLPKALVIKMIPELTDLVVTDPTKSLFYGPITNLPKDFSEADKKQLTDAYKKAITTTISPTYKKLADYLKTQYLSHARTTSGYSSLPDGTAKYAYLVKQQTTTDKTAEEIYQIGLKEVSRIRGLMDSIKTSVGFKGDLKAFFEYMKTDPKFTPYKTPKDVLDAFENIHKRMEPNLKKMFNHVPKTPFEIRQTEAFRAASASAEYNAGSADGSRPGIFYVPILDATKFNVTSGMESLFLHEAIPGHHYQISLTQENASLPKFRRFDGSENAYVEGWALYCESLGKELGLYTDPYQYMGALGDEIHRAIRLVVDVAIHTKGMNREQSIKYMMDNEAISEQGATAEIERYMAIPGQALGYKMGALKIRELRNKYEKQLGSKFNLAEFHNQVLKDGAMPLAVFESKMDAWAAKQ
- a CDS encoding TolC family protein — encoded protein: MQSFKKNVLIAAGLLIAMNTYAQQSNPPIGLKTLLNQVDQNAPTLLTDSAAIGIRRAQAAETRSNWLPNLKLNYQADIGTNNNVAGPYFTFGIIPSNSKVRTESNTTTVSANVGVAALDWEIYNFGAYGAQNKVANSDVQVEQNQFARSRYQLQAYTINNYLQLLRLHDLLTIQARNIQRNVEIRRSIQSLAKSGVRAGVDTSISEAELSKARLNYIELSNQEKQVQLQLSAVSGLPYQSIIPDTTAEIMLMGQSPVLQSLSPDTVNHPLINYYRSVYQNSLQRENLVKKSYNPKILLEGAVWGRGSSIDANDHFNSLSSGWGFDRNNYLVGIGISYNLVDLRRRQLKLHTQKATTSYNAQKLAEQKQMLSISASQANVELETARQRLQEIPHQLKAANDGYRQKLSLYKNGLTDIIELNAALNILYRAETDYAQAKYTYSGALFQKAVTENQVNTVLNLLK
- a CDS encoding efflux RND transporter permease subunit — protein: MVTSALKRPITTVVITVSLLIFAVLSAIKIPIDIFPQLNLPTIYVIESYGGMSPQQMEGFFSTRLQDQFLYVNGVKTITSKNIQGLTMLKLSFYESTDMAEAEAQVALQVNRAMKFFPPGALPPQVVRFDASSLPVGQLVLSAPSRSLKEIYDMAATRIRPMFASVPGLSAPPPFGANSRSITVNVDPNKLRSYNLTSDQVVEALAKFNVMSPSGYLRMDNTMFVTAINTLVKQVDEFGNIPVVTKNGVPILVKDVARVADASDVTVDYALINGKRSVYIPVVKTADASTWSVVQSLKGKIPEMQNLLPEDVKISYEFDQSVFVINAVKSLMTEGGLGALLTGLMVLLFLRDWRSSLIVVITIPVSILIGVLLLSLFGQTINIMTLSGLALAIGILVDQATVTIENIHQHLEMGKNKAQAIYDACEEISFPLLLILLCILAVFAPSFLMNGVPKAMFLPLSMSIGLTMIVSYVLAQTLVPILSNWLIKAETYQHYEHGELHAHAGEALNKPQEGQIIHHLKQEQQHPEKNDLFERVKLRFMHIIQSWMPAKKIIVPVYLIVVIALAGLCFVFIGKDMMPKLNNGQFQIRIKEPDGTRLERTEDKLKQVLQIIDSTVNHHVAISSGYVGLIPSSYGSSNMYIFNTGTHEAVLQVNLDPEYKMNMDELKDALRKNIASRLPDLRLTFEPIDMTEKIMSQGASTPIEIRVAGKDMAQIEGYANKVLTKLKNIPYLRDVQIVQPLRFPVVTITLDRLKAAQLGLNVTDIARSVTASTSSSRFTEKNQWLDEKSAYTYQVQVQIPEYVMNNMAELKEIPLVKGQNTPVLGDIATFKVKYVPGEYDRSGPRRFLTVSANIYKKDLGTATNDVQQAIKSVGAPPRGLLAEVKGMSSLLTETLTSLQNGLLFAILVILLLLAANYQSFKLSLTVLSTVPAVILGSLTALLLTGSTLNLQSYMGMIMSTGVSVANAILIVTNAETLRLEYKDATRAAVISASIRLRPILMTSLAMMAGMVPMASGMGEAGEQTAPLGRAVIGGLFASTIAALFILPQVFAWVQQKTTYKSPSLMEGVKTNQTKELQTLSIEP